The Xylophilus rhododendri region CGTTCCTCGGGCTCGGCGTCCACGGGCGCGTTCGACTTGGCGCCGCGTCGCTCGGCTGGATTGGAGTAGGCCTCGGCAGGCAGGATGGCGGCGCGCTTGGAGGGGCGGTAGGCAGAGGCATGGACGTTCGGCTCGCTAGGAAAAATCGACCAAAACAAAAAAGCCGTCGGGGAACCCGGACGGCTTTGGTGGATGAGCGCGGTGGAAATAACCTGCAGCATGAATTCATTATGCACGACCGCCGGACGGCTGCCGCGGCGATCGTGAAACCCGCATCCGGGCGTGGAAACCGGCCCCGCAGGGCTCGGAATCAGGCTGCCTGGCGGTTCAGTTCCTTGACTGCCGTGAGCACTTCATCGACATGGCCCAGCACCTTCAGGCCGCGCCATTCGGCACGCAGCACGCCGTCCGGACCAATCAGGAAGGTACTGCGCTCGATGCCCTTGACCTTCTTGCCGTACATGATCTTGTTCTTGACCACGCCGAACATGTGGCACATTTTTTCTTCGGTGTCGGCGATCAGTTCGAAGGGGAGTTCGACCTTGGCCTTGAAGTCGTCGTGCGACTTCATGTTGTCGCGAGAGACGCCGAAGACGGTGGCGCCGGCCTTCACGAAATCCTTGTAGCGATCGCGAAACTGCATCGCTTCCGTGGTGCATCCCGGCGTGTTGTCCTTGGGATAGAAATAAAGCACTACGGTCTGGCCGGCATGCGAGGTGTTGGTAACCTTGACTCCGTTCGTTGCGATGGCTTCAAATTCGGGAATGGGCTTGTTGACAACGATCGCCATGTGAGTTCTATTTCCTATAACGGGACCTGCCGGGGATACCGACGACCGGCCGCTTCCTTACCGGGCGTACAAACCGCGATCGCAGGCCGCGATCACCGCTGCAAGTCCAGTAAAGCCGCTTCCTGCGCGGCAGCAATCCCGGATTTTATCATCGGCGCGGCAAGGGTTCCTCGCGCGGATGCCAAAAGTCCCTAAACAGAGGCCAAATCAGCCGGCTTCCAGCAGCAGGGCGGCCACCACGCGCCGGCCTTCGCCGGCCAGGATGTTGTAGGTGCGG contains the following coding sequences:
- a CDS encoding peroxiredoxin, with the protein product MAIVVNKPIPEFEAIATNGVKVTNTSHAGQTVVLYFYPKDNTPGCTTEAMQFRDRYKDFVKAGATVFGVSRDNMKSHDDFKAKVELPFELIADTEEKMCHMFGVVKNKIMYGKKVKGIERSTFLIGPDGVLRAEWRGLKVLGHVDEVLTAVKELNRQAA